A genomic window from Glaciihabitans sp. INWT7 includes:
- a CDS encoding transglutaminase family protein yields the protein MLRNVAAHLELDIAGRTSMVLSLAVAQGAALASERLDISLDGVTLTPGELVDRHGSRLHQLISDKGRMTIDYAAEVTGQSLPASADDLDTIIYLRPSRYCESDTLLPTASSEFRGLSGLELLTAVSSWVHDRLYYVPGSSRVTDGAVGTLLARQGVCRDYAHLVIALLRAIDVPARMAAVYAPGLSPMDFHAVAEAFIDGQWHVVDATGLAPRQSLLRISTGRDAADIAFLTNHWANLTLLDLQVLAIVDELPSDDFQQQVQLR from the coding sequence ATGCTTCGTAACGTCGCCGCCCACCTCGAACTCGACATCGCCGGTCGCACCAGCATGGTGCTGAGTCTCGCCGTCGCCCAGGGGGCGGCCCTCGCCTCCGAGCGCCTCGACATCAGCCTCGATGGCGTGACCCTCACCCCGGGCGAGCTCGTCGATCGCCACGGCTCTCGCCTGCACCAGCTCATCAGCGACAAAGGTCGCATGACCATCGACTATGCGGCGGAGGTGACCGGACAGTCTCTGCCGGCATCGGCCGACGATCTCGACACCATCATCTACCTGCGGCCCAGCCGCTACTGCGAGTCCGACACGCTGCTGCCCACCGCATCCTCCGAATTCCGTGGACTCAGCGGGCTCGAACTGCTCACCGCCGTCAGCTCCTGGGTGCATGACCGCCTGTACTACGTCCCGGGATCGAGCCGAGTAACGGATGGCGCGGTGGGCACCCTTCTCGCCCGCCAGGGGGTCTGCCGGGACTACGCCCACCTCGTGATCGCACTGCTGCGGGCCATCGACGTGCCCGCCCGCATGGCGGCGGTCTACGCCCCTGGGCTCAGCCCGATGGACTTCCATGCGGTCGCGGAAGCCTTCATCGACGGCCAGTGGCACGTGGTGGATGCCACGGGGCTCGCGCCGCGCCAGAGCCTGTTGCGCATCTCCACCGGCCGGGATGCGGCGGACATCGCCTTCCTCACCAACCACTGGGCCAATCTCACCCTGCTCGATCTGCAGGTTCTGGCGATCGTGGACGAGCTGCCGAGCGATGACTTCCAGCAGCAGGTGCAGCTGCGCTGA
- a CDS encoding arginyl-tRNA synthetase: MNSIVDTRLRSTIVVVALAATVTLGLAGCVPEPKSSTGATPSTSSAPSASPSVVPSPTSSPSSTASATPTNIACNTLVSAQAVYDFNPNFGLDRSFSPKAGTAGATAIADKGTACSWLNQTSGDTFAIAVARPAAPEVASLKATAANGTAASGLGDAAYFSTSGGAGRVDVFTGSYWLVATSVYFGSAADANALVTAALGALK; this comes from the coding sequence ATGAACAGCATCGTCGATACTCGACTGCGATCGACCATCGTCGTGGTCGCACTCGCCGCGACCGTGACCCTCGGCCTCGCCGGTTGCGTGCCTGAGCCGAAATCCTCGACCGGTGCGACGCCGAGCACGTCCTCTGCGCCGAGCGCTTCACCGTCTGTCGTCCCGTCACCGACGTCGTCTCCGTCGTCGACCGCAAGTGCCACGCCGACGAATATTGCGTGCAACACCCTCGTCTCCGCGCAGGCCGTCTACGACTTCAACCCCAACTTCGGACTGGACCGCTCCTTCTCACCGAAGGCCGGGACTGCGGGCGCGACCGCGATAGCGGACAAGGGCACGGCGTGCAGCTGGCTCAACCAGACGAGCGGCGACACCTTCGCGATCGCGGTGGCCCGGCCCGCCGCGCCCGAGGTCGCCTCGCTGAAGGCGACCGCAGCGAATGGCACAGCGGCGTCGGGGCTCGGGGATGCCGCCTACTTCTCGACGAGCGGCGGAGCCGGGCGGGTCGACGTCTTCACCGGCTCGTACTGGCTGGTCGCGACATCCGTCTATTTCGGATCCGCCGCGGACGCGAACGCACTCGTGACGGCCGCGCTCGGCGCGCTGAAATAG
- the argS gene encoding arginine--tRNA ligase, giving the protein MTPAELSAQLLAIVTGALQRRGADASGLSLDDVKVERPKNRDHGDWASNIAMKLAKQVGTNPRELALELADGIRSIPGVSAVDVAGPGFINISLDAAAAGALAKAIVEQGSSYGNGTLYEGVMINLEFVSANPTGPIHLGGVRWAAVGDSLARIFQAEGGIVTREYYFNDHGGQIDRFARSLVASYLGEATPEDGYGGQYISDIAARVVEIAQDDLSTLPRDDQQETFRAIGVDLMFGDIKASLHDFGVDFDVYFHENALHENGDVEKAIERLNDLGHIYESEGATWLRTTEFGDDKDRVVIKSDGDGAYISGDLAYYLNKRERGFERNLIMLGADHHGYVQRLMAMTAAFGDVPRVNLEILIGQMVNLLKDGTPQRMSKRAGTVVVLEDLVEAVGVDAARYALVRSSSDSQLDIDLDLLTKRTNDNPVFYVQYAHARTQSVARNAADSGVDRSAFDASLLTHETESSLLGVLAEFPRVVTQAAELREPHRVARYAEELAGAYHRWYDNCRVTPLGDEPVTDQHRTRLWLNDATGTVLRNALGLLGVSAPERM; this is encoded by the coding sequence GTGACTCCCGCCGAACTCTCCGCCCAGCTGCTCGCCATCGTCACCGGTGCGCTCCAGCGACGGGGAGCTGATGCCTCGGGCCTGTCCCTCGACGACGTGAAGGTCGAACGCCCCAAGAACCGTGACCACGGCGACTGGGCGTCCAACATCGCCATGAAGCTCGCGAAGCAGGTCGGGACCAACCCTCGCGAGCTCGCCCTGGAACTCGCCGACGGCATCCGCTCGATCCCTGGCGTCTCGGCCGTGGATGTCGCGGGCCCCGGTTTCATCAACATCAGCCTCGACGCCGCTGCGGCCGGTGCTCTCGCGAAGGCGATCGTCGAGCAGGGATCCAGCTACGGCAACGGCACCCTCTATGAGGGCGTGATGATCAACCTGGAATTCGTGTCGGCGAACCCCACCGGACCGATCCACCTCGGCGGAGTCCGTTGGGCGGCGGTGGGCGACAGCCTCGCCCGCATCTTCCAGGCCGAGGGCGGGATCGTCACCCGCGAGTACTACTTCAACGACCACGGTGGCCAGATCGACAGGTTCGCGCGCAGCCTGGTGGCGAGCTACCTCGGCGAAGCAACGCCAGAAGACGGCTACGGCGGGCAGTACATCTCCGATATCGCGGCCCGGGTTGTCGAGATCGCTCAGGACGACCTGTCAACACTCCCTCGCGACGACCAGCAGGAGACCTTCCGCGCTATCGGCGTCGATCTCATGTTCGGCGACATCAAGGCGAGTCTCCACGACTTCGGCGTGGACTTCGACGTCTACTTCCACGAGAACGCCCTGCACGAGAACGGTGACGTCGAGAAGGCGATCGAGCGGCTGAACGACCTCGGGCACATCTACGAATCCGAGGGCGCCACGTGGCTGCGCACTACGGAGTTCGGCGACGACAAAGACCGGGTCGTCATCAAAAGCGATGGCGACGGTGCCTATATCTCGGGTGACCTCGCCTACTACCTCAACAAGCGCGAGCGGGGTTTCGAACGCAATCTGATCATGCTCGGCGCCGACCATCACGGCTATGTGCAGCGACTCATGGCCATGACGGCGGCGTTCGGCGACGTTCCGCGGGTGAATCTCGAGATCCTGATCGGCCAGATGGTCAATCTGCTCAAGGACGGCACTCCGCAGCGCATGAGCAAGCGCGCCGGAACCGTCGTCGTGCTCGAAGACCTCGTCGAGGCCGTGGGAGTGGATGCCGCGCGCTATGCGCTCGTGCGCTCCTCCAGCGACTCTCAGCTCGACATCGATCTCGACCTGCTTACCAAACGCACCAATGACAATCCGGTCTTCTACGTGCAGTACGCGCACGCCCGCACGCAGTCGGTCGCCCGAAACGCCGCTGACAGCGGGGTCGACCGCAGCGCATTCGATGCCTCACTGCTGACGCACGAGACGGAGAGCAGCCTGCTCGGTGTGCTCGCCGAATTCCCTCGTGTGGTCACCCAGGCCGCCGAATTGCGGGAGCCGCACCGGGTCGCCCGCTACGCGGAAGAGCTCGCCGGCGCGTATCACCGCTGGTACGACAACTGCCGTGTCACGCCCCTGGGTGACGAACCGGTCACCGACCAGCATCGCACTCGCCTGTGGCTCAACGACGCCACCGGCACCGTGCTGCGCAATGCTCTCGGGCTGCTTGGCGTGTCCGCGCCGGAGCGGATGTAG
- a CDS encoding DUF2993 domain-containing protein translates to MASQDGEQYDWNLGRSGREYPDDTAADEPDPFPFVETEIVRRRGRGWIGLGVFLVILVVIVVALDAGARWYAGNLIEAKARSSLSIADSTPVTVDIAGASVLYQAAIGKFERVDVAIAKLGVGDVSGRATLTATGVPLSQSKPLESARLAVVTSPEELKKLLAGFTSLPVTSVKIASGAVQIGTSVTALGVTVPVAIAFTPRAVDGQLELTPKSLVVNGATVTPDGLRSTFGPLADPVLATQKICVARYLPKQLSLDSVTVKGSSLELAVAGKNVTLGSALLTTKGVCA, encoded by the coding sequence ATGGCGTCACAGGACGGCGAGCAATACGACTGGAACCTCGGCCGGTCGGGGCGTGAGTACCCGGACGACACTGCCGCGGACGAACCGGATCCCTTCCCCTTCGTCGAGACGGAGATCGTGCGCCGGCGCGGGCGCGGATGGATCGGACTCGGCGTCTTTCTCGTGATCCTCGTCGTGATCGTCGTCGCCCTGGACGCGGGGGCCCGATGGTACGCGGGCAACCTGATCGAGGCCAAGGCGCGAAGCTCTCTCTCCATCGCCGACTCGACACCGGTCACGGTCGACATCGCCGGAGCTTCGGTGCTCTACCAGGCGGCGATCGGCAAGTTCGAGCGGGTGGATGTCGCGATCGCCAAGCTCGGTGTCGGCGACGTCAGCGGCAGGGCAACCCTCACGGCCACGGGAGTGCCCCTCAGCCAGTCGAAGCCGCTCGAGAGCGCTCGGCTGGCTGTCGTCACCTCACCGGAGGAGCTGAAGAAGCTGCTCGCGGGATTCACGTCCCTGCCGGTCACCTCGGTCAAGATCGCATCCGGCGCCGTGCAGATCGGCACTTCCGTCACCGCGCTCGGCGTGACCGTGCCGGTCGCGATCGCGTTCACCCCCCGGGCCGTCGACGGCCAACTGGAGTTGACCCCGAAATCACTGGTGGTGAACGGTGCGACGGTGACGCCCGATGGACTGCGATCGACTTTCGGGCCGCTCGCCGACCCGGTGCTCGCGACCCAGAAGATCTGTGTCGCCCGGTACCTGCCCAAGCAGCTCTCCCTCGACTCCGTGACCGTGAAGGGCTCGTCCCTCGAACTGGCGGTCGCGGGTAAAAACGTCACCCTGGGCAGCGCCCTCCTCACGACCAAGGGGGTGTGCGCGTGA
- the lysA gene encoding diaminopimelate decarboxylase, protein MSANPLAPAWLRPPTDANALPASVWSQNAGRAASGVLQVAGVTASALAAEFGTPLYVVDEADVRARATEARECFDREFAAVGSASKVYYAGKAFLSTEIARWVTEAGLYIDVCSGGELAVALAAGVDPSRLGFHGNNKSLGEIDRAVGVGVGVLVVDSLIEIERIADAAARHSRVQSVRLRLNSGVHAHTHEYLATAREDQKFGITLADAPDAVARIRSHETLHFLGLHSHIGSQIFESDGFVESAKRLLGLHAELLSGGPIPELNLGGGFGIAYTSVDTALAMPEIAARFAGIVASECARLGIPVPIVAVEPGRSIVGPSTFTLYEVGTIKDVEVTVSDAVTAIRKYVSVDGGMSDNIRTALYAADYSARLANRASDARPALVRIAGKHCESGDIVVLADYLPADITPGDLLAVPATGAYHWAMASNYNYLARPAVVAVRDGAARVIVRGETEADLLSRDAGIRPNPNGAP, encoded by the coding sequence GTGAGCGCCAATCCGCTGGCGCCCGCGTGGCTCCGCCCGCCCACCGACGCGAATGCGCTGCCCGCGAGCGTCTGGTCGCAAAACGCCGGGCGCGCGGCATCCGGGGTGCTCCAAGTGGCAGGGGTCACGGCATCCGCTCTCGCCGCAGAGTTCGGCACCCCGCTCTATGTGGTGGACGAGGCCGACGTGCGCGCCCGCGCCACCGAAGCCCGGGAGTGCTTCGATCGCGAATTCGCTGCAGTCGGATCGGCCTCGAAGGTCTACTACGCCGGCAAGGCGTTCCTCTCCACCGAGATCGCCCGATGGGTGACCGAAGCGGGGCTGTACATCGACGTCTGCAGTGGGGGAGAGCTGGCGGTGGCCCTCGCTGCCGGAGTCGATCCCTCCCGGCTCGGCTTCCACGGCAATAACAAGTCCCTCGGCGAGATCGACCGCGCCGTGGGTGTCGGCGTCGGTGTGCTGGTGGTCGACAGCCTGATCGAGATCGAGCGGATCGCGGATGCCGCGGCTCGCCACTCTCGCGTTCAGAGCGTGCGTCTGCGTCTCAACAGCGGGGTGCACGCTCACACCCACGAGTACCTCGCCACGGCCCGTGAAGACCAGAAGTTCGGCATCACCCTCGCCGACGCCCCCGACGCGGTCGCTCGCATCCGTTCGCACGAAACCCTGCATTTCCTCGGGCTGCACTCGCATATCGGCTCGCAGATCTTCGAGTCCGACGGCTTCGTCGAGTCCGCGAAGCGACTCCTCGGCCTGCATGCCGAGCTGCTCTCCGGCGGGCCGATCCCCGAATTGAATCTCGGTGGGGGATTCGGTATCGCCTACACCTCGGTCGACACCGCCCTTGCGATGCCCGAGATCGCGGCCCGGTTTGCGGGCATCGTGGCGTCCGAATGCGCGCGGCTCGGCATCCCCGTGCCGATCGTCGCCGTCGAGCCGGGGCGCTCGATCGTCGGGCCGTCGACCTTCACGCTCTACGAGGTCGGAACCATCAAAGACGTCGAAGTGACCGTCAGCGATGCGGTGACTGCCATCCGCAAATACGTGAGCGTCGACGGTGGCATGAGCGACAACATCCGCACCGCCCTCTATGCCGCCGACTACTCGGCGCGGCTGGCGAATCGTGCCTCTGATGCTCGGCCGGCCCTCGTGCGCATCGCCGGCAAACACTGTGAGAGCGGCGACATCGTGGTGCTCGCCGACTACCTGCCGGCCGATATCACGCCCGGGGACCTGCTCGCCGTTCCTGCCACCGGTGCTTACCACTGGGCGATGGCCAGCAACTACAACTACCTCGCCCGCCCCGCCGTCGTCGCCGTGCGCGACGGAGCGGCTCGCGTGATCGTGCGCGGAGAGACCGAGGCCGACCTGCTGTCGCGTGACGCCGGGATACGCCCCAACCCGAACGGAGCACCATGA
- a CDS encoding homoserine dehydrogenase, whose amino-acid sequence MIEYRNLRVALLGAGSVGAQVAALLLEHGPELANRAGAGLELVGVAVRDLDATRTAEIPTELLTTDAESLILGADIVIELMGGLEPARTLILQALNSGADVITGNKALLATHGPELFEAAEQVGAQLYYEAAVAGAIPIIRPLRDSLAGDRIKRILGIVNGTTNFILDRMDTAGESLETALATATDLGYAEKSDPSADIEGYDAAQKTAILASLAFHTTVPLESVHREGITSVTLEQVVAAKKAGYVVKLLAICERLTDADGVEGVSARVYPALVPRDHPLAAVHGAKNAVFIEAEAAGDLMFYGAGAGGIETASAVLGDLVSAARRHVIGGPGVAESTHANLPILPISRVITRYQITLSVVDAPGVLAAVAALFSEHGVSVETLTQSVYGGVITSTPTATLVIGTHEASEADLAATVLELESSDVVVRVTSVLRVEGS is encoded by the coding sequence ATGATCGAGTACCGCAACCTGCGAGTGGCCCTCCTCGGCGCCGGATCGGTCGGCGCCCAGGTGGCGGCACTGCTGCTCGAGCACGGCCCGGAACTCGCCAATCGTGCGGGCGCCGGACTGGAACTGGTGGGTGTCGCGGTGCGTGACCTCGACGCGACCCGCACGGCGGAGATCCCCACAGAGCTGCTCACGACGGATGCCGAGTCGCTCATCCTCGGCGCGGACATCGTGATCGAGCTCATGGGAGGCCTCGAGCCGGCTCGCACGCTCATCCTTCAGGCCCTCAATTCCGGCGCCGATGTCATCACGGGCAATAAGGCGCTGCTCGCGACACACGGGCCGGAGCTCTTCGAGGCGGCGGAGCAGGTCGGCGCGCAGCTCTACTACGAGGCGGCCGTCGCCGGCGCGATACCGATCATCCGTCCGCTGCGCGACAGCCTCGCCGGAGATCGCATCAAGCGCATCCTCGGCATCGTGAACGGCACTACCAACTTCATCCTGGATCGCATGGACACCGCGGGGGAGTCCCTCGAAACGGCGCTCGCCACCGCGACCGACCTCGGCTATGCCGAGAAGTCTGATCCCTCCGCCGACATCGAGGGCTACGACGCCGCCCAGAAGACGGCGATCCTCGCCAGCCTCGCGTTCCACACCACGGTGCCCCTCGAGTCCGTTCACCGCGAGGGAATCACGTCCGTCACGCTCGAGCAGGTCGTGGCCGCGAAGAAGGCCGGGTATGTGGTCAAGCTGCTGGCGATCTGTGAGCGACTGACGGATGCCGACGGCGTGGAGGGCGTGTCTGCTCGCGTCTATCCGGCGCTGGTTCCGCGCGACCATCCGCTCGCCGCCGTCCATGGCGCCAAGAACGCGGTCTTCATCGAGGCAGAGGCCGCGGGCGATCTCATGTTCTACGGTGCCGGCGCCGGTGGCATCGAGACCGCTTCCGCCGTGCTCGGCGACCTCGTCTCTGCGGCTCGACGTCACGTGATCGGCGGCCCGGGGGTGGCGGAGTCGACGCACGCCAACCTGCCGATCCTGCCGATCTCCCGGGTGATCACCCGCTACCAGATCACCCTCAGCGTCGTGGATGCTCCGGGAGTGCTCGCCGCCGTCGCCGCACTCTTCAGCGAGCACGGAGTATCGGTCGAAACGCTCACCCAGTCCGTCTACGGTGGCGTAATCACCTCCACGCCCACCGCTACCCTTGTGATAGGCACCCACGAGGCCTCCGAAGCCGATCTCGCGGCGACCGTTCTCGAACTCGAATCGAGCGATGTCGTCGTGCGGGTCACGTCCGTACTGAGAGTAGAAGGATCATAA
- the thrC gene encoding threonine synthase gives MAHQWRGVLREYADRLNISDATPIITLGEGGTPLIPAPALSARTGANVWVKYEGMNPTGSFKDRGMTMAVSKAVEAGAKAVICASTGNTSASAAAYATHAGIKAAVLVPEGKIAMGKLAQAIAHNAELLQIRGNFDDCLDIARDLAANYPVHLVNSVNNDRIEGQKTAAFEVVEVLGDAPDIHIVPVGNAGNYTAYSRGYGESLARGDSTKHPRMFGFQASGSAPIVLGKIVKNPDTIASAIRIGNPASWELALTARELTNGYFGAISDTHILEAYRILSAEVGIFVEPASAISVAGLLERAAAGEIPKGSTVVLTVTGHGLKDPQWALKTADGSDVTPTVVANDTDEVAGVLGLAKVSV, from the coding sequence ATGGCCCACCAGTGGCGCGGAGTCCTCCGCGAGTACGCAGACCGACTGAACATCTCGGACGCCACTCCGATCATCACGCTCGGCGAGGGCGGCACTCCGCTGATCCCGGCTCCCGCGCTGTCGGCGCGCACCGGCGCCAACGTGTGGGTCAAGTACGAGGGAATGAACCCCACCGGGTCGTTCAAGGACCGCGGCATGACGATGGCCGTCTCGAAGGCCGTCGAGGCCGGCGCAAAGGCTGTCATCTGCGCCTCAACCGGCAACACCTCCGCCTCCGCGGCCGCCTATGCGACGCACGCGGGCATCAAGGCCGCCGTGCTCGTGCCGGAGGGCAAGATCGCGATGGGCAAGCTCGCCCAGGCGATCGCCCACAACGCCGAGCTGCTGCAGATCCGCGGAAACTTCGACGACTGCCTCGACATCGCGCGCGACCTCGCCGCGAACTACCCCGTGCACCTCGTCAATTCGGTGAACAACGACCGCATCGAGGGCCAGAAGACCGCTGCCTTCGAGGTGGTCGAGGTGCTCGGCGACGCGCCCGACATCCACATCGTTCCCGTCGGAAACGCCGGCAACTATACCGCGTACTCGCGGGGTTACGGCGAATCCCTGGCCCGGGGAGACTCGACGAAGCATCCGCGCATGTTCGGTTTCCAGGCCTCGGGCAGCGCTCCGATCGTGCTCGGCAAGATCGTCAAGAATCCCGACACCATCGCCAGCGCGATCCGCATCGGCAACCCGGCCTCGTGGGAGCTCGCGCTCACCGCTCGGGAACTGACCAACGGCTACTTCGGAGCGATCTCCGACACGCACATCCTCGAGGCCTACCGCATCCTCTCGGCCGAGGTCGGCATCTTCGTGGAGCCCGCCTCGGCGATCAGCGTCGCCGGCCTGCTGGAGCGTGCCGCGGCCGGAGAGATCCCCAAGGGATCCACTGTCGTGCTCACGGTCACCGGCCACGGCCTCAAAGACCCGCAGTGGGCTCTCAAGACCGCTGACGGGTCGGATGTCACCCCCACGGTCGTCGCGAACGACACCGACGAGGTCGCCGGCGTGCTCGGTCTCGCCAAAGTCAGCGTGTGA
- the thrB gene encoding homoserine kinase: MNTADSPSASVEGFAGRSVTVRVPATTANLGPGFDTLGLALSLYDELTVTVRDAPGATVEVIGVGSGEVPTDESNLVVTAIAYTFAAYSQPLPGLDLVARNNIPHGRGLGSSGAAIVSGIMAAKGLLDGIVDIDSGALLALATALEGHPDNVAPALFGGLTIAWTTDAGPQHKKLIVHRGVSPLIAVPESTMSTELARSLRPASVPHEDAIFNVSRSALLIAALIQSPELLLAATEDKLHQSYRAAAMPETESLILELRSHGLPAVVSGAGPSILVLCSDPAQRLVAAELIAARSGSPWQSLLLAVDFKGATVTMHPVENSA, translated from the coding sequence GTGAACACAGCCGATTCACCGTCGGCCTCGGTCGAGGGGTTCGCCGGAAGGTCGGTGACCGTGCGCGTTCCCGCGACCACGGCCAACCTCGGCCCGGGGTTCGATACCCTCGGCCTGGCGCTCTCGCTCTACGACGAGCTCACCGTCACGGTGCGGGATGCGCCGGGGGCGACGGTCGAGGTCATCGGGGTTGGATCAGGCGAGGTGCCCACCGACGAGTCCAACCTCGTCGTCACCGCCATCGCCTACACCTTTGCGGCCTACTCGCAACCGCTGCCGGGCCTCGACCTCGTGGCGCGCAACAACATCCCGCACGGCCGGGGTCTCGGGTCGTCTGGCGCCGCGATCGTCTCGGGCATCATGGCGGCGAAGGGCTTGCTCGACGGCATCGTCGACATCGACTCCGGGGCGCTGCTCGCCCTCGCGACCGCTCTCGAGGGGCATCCCGACAACGTCGCACCCGCGCTCTTCGGCGGGCTCACCATCGCGTGGACCACGGATGCCGGACCGCAGCACAAGAAGCTCATCGTGCACCGCGGAGTCTCCCCGCTCATCGCGGTGCCGGAGTCGACGATGTCGACCGAGCTCGCCCGCAGTCTTCGACCGGCCTCGGTGCCCCACGAAGACGCGATCTTCAACGTCTCGCGCTCGGCGCTGCTCATCGCCGCCCTGATCCAGAGTCCCGAATTGCTGCTCGCGGCCACGGAAGACAAACTGCACCAGAGCTATCGTGCTGCCGCGATGCCGGAGACCGAGTCGCTCATCCTCGAACTCCGCTCCCATGGGCTCCCGGCGGTGGTGTCCGGTGCCGGTCCGTCGATCCTCGTGCTGTGCAGCGACCCCGCCCAGCGGCTCGTCGCCGCCGAGCTCATCGCCGCACGATCCGGCTCGCCGTGGCAGTCGCTCCTGCTGGCCGTCGACTTCAAAGGTGCTACAGTGACAATGCATCCGGTAGAAAATTCGGCTTAA